From the Candidatus Kapaibacterium sp. genome, the window ACGATATCCAAAATTTGATTTATGACGGAGTCACGACAAAGAAAATTTATGATTGGGCATTTTCGATTTTAGACAGAAAACAACAGCTTTCTTCAATTCGATATAAACTCAAACAAGCCATGCTTGAGCTTGGACCGACAGGATTTCCATTTGAACAAATCATCAGTATTATTTTCGCCAGGCAAGCTTATAATACCCAAGTCGGGCAAATCGTTGAAGGGTACTGCGTTTCTCACGAAATGGACGTAGTAGCTACAAGTGCAAATCACCAATGCCTGATTGAATGTAAATATTCGACCGACCAAGGCAAACGAGTCAGCATTCAAACGCCGCTCTATGTCAGGTCGAGAGTTGAAGATATAATAAAATTGAGACAAAAAATGCCCGAGTATAAAGATTTTTCTTTCTCAGGCTGGATTATCACCAATACTCGTTTTTCGGACGATTCTATCAAATATGCCCGATGTAGCGGCTTAAAACTGCTCGGTTGGGATTATCCCGAGGGCAATGGATTGAAGGAGCATCTGGAAAGAGAAAATATTTTCCCTGTGACATTTTTGACAAATTTGACAATCATCCAAAAACAGCATCTCTTTGAGCATGGAATTGTCGTTTGCAGACAGCTGCTCAACAAAATGGAAATATTAGAATCGTTTCACTTAGACAAGCAAAAGATGGATTTATTAATAAATGAACTCAATGTAATTGAAAGTTTGAGTCGGGAGCTGTTATGAAAATCAAAATTATACTTATTTCGCTATTGCTTTTTATCCTCATGCTAATAGGTCTGTTTTTCCTGTTGTTTGGGGTATATATTCCTTATAAATTGAGATTTGATAAGAATAATCCGGATTACAAGTTGGAACAAATCAAGATTGCCGAGCATCGTGCCCAAAGCAATGAGGCAATTTACTCAATCACCACTTCTGAGCTAAAGAATTTGATTAACAGCTCCGATTCGACTTATCAGCTTGTTTATCTTTTCAATTTAACTTGCCCTTCTGTCACACATATTACAAGCATTTTGAAAGATAGCATATTCGTATTAGAAGGGACTGAGGTTTTCCCTATATCAGTAGCGGACAGAACGCTATGCCCTCTGTTAAAAAGTTCATTGAATAACATTCCGACAAAAAGATATGTGATTGATTCTGAATTATATTACAGCTACTTTTTCGATATGTACGAGCATAATAATAATGCAAAAATCAACTTTTTGCAGACGATAAGAAAAGACATGTTTTATGAAGGTACAAAGGTGATACTATTCAAAGGATGGGATGACATCGTGTTTTACAATGATGACAAATATTATTTGAAGTCTTGGAAAGAAGGGATGTCGTACAAAGAAAGCACTGATAAATTTGTTTCAACACTGACTGCCGATATAAAGGGAATTACGGAGGAATAGGGATTCTCGTTAAAAATACAGTCTTTCCCCACGAATAAATTCATGGGCTATGTTTTTCGGACAGAACGCTATTTGCAGTCCCTACAAACCTACATCTTCACAAACATTTGCGTCCGGCTGCCAATACGGAGGTAATACACACCACGAGGCAGATGTGAAATATCAATTCTTTGTAGAGACACGGCATGCCGTGTCTCTACCGAGATTACACATTCCCCAAGTGTATTGTAGATATTGACTTCTGAACCTTCATCAACCCTACGGTTAACCGTAGGGTTGATATCTATTGCTATTTCGATATATTCACTTGCGGGATTAGGGGAAATTCCAAAATCTGTACTTGGTGTCAAGTCGTTGACTGAGCTGGCATAATCAGTGCCGGTACGAACAAGATTTTCATTATCCCAAAGCGGTTTACGTGTTTCCGATTCTAATGCTGCCAACATACGTGCAACTTGACCTTGGGTGAACATTTTGTAGCACGATGCATTATAATCCATATAATTCTCGCCATTGATAAATAAGCCGTCGCAATTTTTTGCACCACGGCATCCCATTGCAGCTCTATCACATGCAGGTGTGTCGTCAACATGGTCATTGGGCATTTTACAACCATCTTGGAAAGTATGCATTAAATTCAACCAATGACCGAATTCATGAGTCAATGTAGAAGCAAATTCCTTATCAATATTTCCGTAGAGATATCTACCATTATAAACCACTCGAGCAATACCAAGGTCGGACATATATTTGTTAGGATACCACGCATAACCTGAATTATTTGTAACACCATCACCCATCAAATCAGAGCAAATATATACATTCATGTATTTATAATTGTCCCATGCTATGCTTTCGATAAATTCATGAATAGCCGGGTCTGTTTTGGCAAGTCCCTCTTTGTCCGCGTAATATAATACTCCTGTGGTGGATTCGCCATCCGGTGCTACGCGTGCCAACCGAAATTCGATATTCAACACACCACGTCTTCCTATAAACAAAGAGTCAACATCATCGAAATCATCATTTAAGCCCTTGAAATCTTCATTTGTTTTTTGGAGAGCTATCTTGATAATGTCGTCGTTGACAATTTTGCCATTGAAATCAGTCCCAAAGACGTGTACTACCACCGGAATAATGATGGTTTTAGATTCGAGCAAAGAATTATTGTTTTTTATATGCCATGCCGTGTATTCCTCTAACTGA encodes:
- a CDS encoding restriction endonuclease — translated: MEKIQSKEVLIKKANGEIEAFSDIKLRRSLKNAGANLETQDEIVYDIQNLIYDGVTTKKIYDWAFSILDRKQQLSSIRYKLKQAMLELGPTGFPFEQIISIIFARQAYNTQVGQIVEGYCVSHEMDVVATSANHQCLIECKYSTDQGKRVSIQTPLYVRSRVEDIIKLRQKMPEYKDFSFSGWIITNTRFSDDSIKYARCSGLKLLGWDYPEGNGLKEHLERENIFPVTFLTNLTIIQKQHLFEHGIVVCRQLLNKMEILESFHLDKQKMDLLINELNVIESLSRELL
- a CDS encoding M43 family zinc metalloprotease — its product is MMTKIVTMLTFATLLLSPYLLHCSDEPSLTAHECVDMESIYNMSEEARLYSLQLEEYTAWHIKNNNSLLESKTIIIPVVVHVFGTDFNGKIVNDDIIKIALQKTNEDFKGLNDDFDDVDSLFIGRRGVLNIEFRLARVAPDGESTTGVLYYADKEGLAKTDPAIHEFIESIAWDNYKYMNVYICSDLMGDGVTNNSGYAWYPNKYMSDLGIARVVYNGRYLYGNIDKEFASTLTHEFGHWLNLMHTFQDGCKMPNDHVDDTPACDRAAMGCRGAKNCDGLFINGENYMDYNASCYKMFTQGQVARMLAALESETRKPLWDNENLVRTGTDYASSVNDLTPSTDFGISPNPASEYIEIAIDINPTVNRRVDEGSEVNIYNTLGECVISVETRHAVSLQRIDISHLPRGVYYLRIGSRTQMFVKM